Sequence from the Gloeocapsopsis dulcis genome:
TGGGAAGTTGACAATCGTTGCGGTACTCCAATGTGTCTTTCATTTCTGTTTCCATTCAATTAATTTCCCCTATTAATGGGAAGTGCTAGAGAAACTCAACGAGTCGTTACAAAACATGGTCGTCGTTTCCATTCAATTAATTTCCCCTATTAATGGGAAGTGATGAATTTTCCGCCGCGCCCGACGCTGAAATTTTGAGTTTCCATTCAATTAATTTCCCCTATAATGGGAAGTTAAGGTCGTTGTGCTTTGTGCTTGAAAAAGAAAGGAAGAAGGAAGGAGTCAGTTTCCATTCAATTAATTTCCCCTATTAATGGGAAGCTAATAAAGAAAAGCGTAACAACGAAGTTCGCAAAATAGCCCTAGAGTTTCCATTCAATTAATTTCCCCTATTAATGGGAAGCTAAGCCGAAAAGGACATACCATGGTTGACACAGTACGTTTCCATTCAATTAATTTCCCCTATTAATGGGAAGTAGAGGAATTGCAGTATCTACCGAAGACAAAGCAGAAGAAAGGAGTTTCCATTCAATTAATTTCCCCTATTAATGGGAAGTCCTGTCTAGCGGCTGTGTCTAGCTCTAGCTGAAGTTTCCATTCAATTAATTTCCCCTATTAATGGGAAGGCAGAAGCAATCTCAAGGCTGGATAAAATCATGTCTCTGTTTCCATTCAATTAATTTCCCCTATTAATGGGAAGACACCGCTGCGGGTACGATCTGCAAGCTTTGATTCAAGTTTCCATTCAATTAATTTCCCCTATTAATGGGAAGAAGAAACCTATGAATCAGGGAAAGTGAAGAAGGGTAAGTGTTTCCATTCAATTAATTTCCCCTATTAATGGGAAGCCCACTACCACCGTAGAACCGATGGCATTAACAATGTCTAAGGTTTCCATTCAATTAATTTCCCCTATTAATGGGAAGAGGACAACACATGAAAGGTGCAGCTTACATCTTCAAGTTTCCATTCAATTAATTTCCCCTATTAATGGGAAGTTACGTACTGCATACACCGCGTTGCGTTGCTTCTTTGTTGTTTCCATTCAATTAATTTCCCCTATTAATGGGAAGCCCGCAGTTGGTCGCGTACCTCAAGCGTGTTATGAACAGTTTCCATTCAATTAATTTCCCCTATTAATGGGAAGTTGTTGTAGTAGTGTACAAACTTGTAGTTAGTTGTGTTTCCATTCAATTAATTTCCCCTATTAATGGGAAGATCTCTGCAATGTACGAAGATGGTGAAATAACTGAAGTTTCCATTCAATTAATTTCCCCTATTAATGGGAAGAGCAAACTGTAAACAAGTTGCTAGATATTGGAGTTATTCCGTTTCCATTCAATTAATTTCCCCTATTAATGGGAAGACACATACACACAAGGAACGAGTAATGAAACGCTACATCAAGTTTCCATTCAATTAATTTCCCCTATTAATGGGAAGTATAAAGATATCGACAGGATAGCAGAACACTACCGGAAGTTTTGTTTCCATTCAATTAATTTCCCCTATTAATGGGAAGACGAAAATGAGACGCTACGTAAAGAGAAACAGCAGACAAGAGTTTCCATTCAATTAATTTCCCCTATTAATGGGAAGTGAAGAAGCGTTATGGATGGCTGTTCGCTTTATGAGTTTCCATTCAATTAATTTCCCCTATTAATGGGAAGCCCTTATATTAAAGCCTTTATTTTGCAAGGTGTCCAATAGCCAAATACGAGGGATGTTGATGTGAGCTACACAGAAGCATAAGCTAAAAGAAATAAAATTCCCTTAACCCTTATCATACAGATAATCGAGGGTTATATCGCAACAATAATTATTCTGGGTATTTGCACTATTGTTCGCGGTGCTCTACACAATAACTGAGCCAGGTATTTGCACAACTGGTAATCCTCCCCAGACTTCTACTTTCGGTAATGTATGACCAGACAAAGGGTAGAAACGAACACTATCTTCATCCTTCTTAACCTTCTTGCGTAAGCGCTGGCGTAATTCCCAATACTTATTAGTAGTAAGAACACACTCAAATACACTGTACTGTACTCGTTGTCCGTATCCTTCTAATAAATCAGAAACTTTTTTTCGACGTCGATCGCAAGGAATATCGTAGGTTACTACGTAAAGCAACATTTGACGGTGTTAAATTTAGCGGATAAGGTAAGGTTTGTAACCGAGAGCAGGAGAATACACAAATTGTTTAAAAGCTTTAATTTGCTGAGTTAGTAAATCCCAACGTGGTTGGTCATCACCATGCTCTGTCTTGTGCTTTTCCTCCATACGCTGTAGGAATGCGCGGAGCAGTTTTTTTCTTCCTATATCGTTCAGGTAGCAACCTCCATTGTGATAGTCAAAGTCTTCATTTGGATTCATAACCATTTTATTAACTAAATACAAGACCAGAGAGTCTATTATCGGTGCGCGAAATTCTTCAACTAAATCTGAAGCAAGTGCTGCGTGGCGTTCAGAACCTTGGTGAAGACAAGCATGATAAGGATCTAGTCCTTGTAACTCAATTAAACTAAGTATGTGATTCCACAATACTTGATACCCAAAACTCAGCATAGCGTTAACAGGATTTCCAGGCGGTCGGCGCGATCGCCCCATAAACGTAAACCCTGCTCCTGTAAGACATTCTCCAAATGCAGAGAAGTAACTCGCGGCTCCCGCACCTTCAAGTCCCATTAGTTTTTCAACTGTATTTGCTTGCGCTGCTTGTGAAACCAAATATTCTAAGCTTTGAATTGCAAGGGCAGTAATTTCTGAACTACGACGTCGCTGTTGACGCAGCAAAATTACACGACTATTTCTTAGTTTTGCCTGAACAATTTCTCTAGCAACAATTAGTCTTTCTGTTGCTGAAAGTTGTTGTTGGTAGCGCGATAAATAGCGGTAGCCTCGCTCGATCGGTAAAATTCTGCCGTAACAATAGCCCATGCGCGATAAGTATGCAATCGGAATATCTCTTTGCAGACAGGTTCTAATTACTTGGGTAGTAATTTGTGACTTCCCAAAAATCAGGATTTGTTCGAGCAAGGGTAACTGCACTTCATCGAGAATCGTTTCTCCTCGTTTGATAACAACCATCTCGTGTCGTAGATGTAGATAACACCCTTGCTGTGAAACGTAAAGCGATCGCACTTCAGTTAAATTCGATCGATATCGTGGGAGTCAACGCGACGTAGCCGTGTTCCTTTAGAAATCAATTCAGCCTGTGATTCGCCACCAAGATAACGAATTACGCGATCCGCAGCGGTAGCGGTAATGTATGTAGCAGCCGTGATCAGGAAGGTATTTATAATGACAGCCATTAAACCTAAAGGTGCAATAAGTAGAATAATCAGAGTAATCGCACCGTTGAGTGTAGCCAAGGATAAGTTACGGACTGTAGCAGCACGAGAAGATATATACATAATATTGATTAACTATGGTTGGTAGTGAGTAATTGTGTCAAATATGGTTTCGTGTATTCTTGACATGAAACTTGCTTCTGACAAAAATCTAAAAGTTTGTTGAGAGATAAAGTTGAGACAATTAAGAACTCTTGTCAGCCAACTTTTTTTATCTTGTGTACCCCAAGCTGCAAAGACTTCGTTCTTCTGTAGTCCTAAAAGGCGATGAAATAATTGATTGCGCCGCTTTTTAGTAACATCAAAATAAATCTGCATATCAGGATGATTGTGCACCTCTGGTCGAGCTACTTGGAGTAAACGATCGAGTGTTGAACCATATAAGTACAACGCTTTCCCTGGTTCTAGCTTGTTAAATTCACTTTGATATTTTGGTAGCACCTTAATAATTGACCTTTTAATTTCTGGTGTTTTATCGGTAGATTGTTTAATCTGCTCTGAATAAGTTGCGATCGCCCATTCAGACATCAATCCTTCAACCGCACGAAAGCTATGAAATAGGGCTTCTACAGTGTTACCTTGCTCAAGACGAATTTCACCTAAGTAAGCTGCTTCATACGCAGTCCACCACCATTGATTGATATGGGAAATATTACCGGAAATGTAGCCTCTGGCTGTAGCTGCATTGAGCCGACGCTTAAATTTATCAAAGTCAGCAATGTTCCACAAAGTTGCTAATTCCAATAAGTTTTTTAACTTTGATCCAGTTGAATTTTGTTGATTCAAATACGGCTCTAACAACCGCTGTACGCCAGCATAGTCGTAGCGTTCTAAAAGTGCGATCGCTTCACGTCGATCAAGATCCCAAAGATAGTGCGTTCCTCTATAAGGTCCTTTGTAAGGCGAAGACTGACCTTGAGAATTTGCTGCTTCGTCTTCCTCAAAATCGTAAAAGGTTACTTGATCTTTATAAAGACTTAAAGCCGTGACCCGCAAAGCATCAGAAGACTGGCCAACTCCTCCTTTTGGCGAGACAGCAATTTCTTTAAATTTAGGAAACTCACGCCCGACAAGCTCCCAAACGTTCTGCTTACACCAACGAATCATTTCATCAAAATCAGCAGGGTTTTCGCCATCTTTTCCTAAAGGAATAACTTGAGATGCCACATTATATTTAGCAGCAATCCACTGTTTAATAATTTGCGCACAGTAGAAGGTATCTTTAGTACGAAATTGCACAGTTTCTGGCTGATCAGTGCCAATTAGGTATACTTTGTGAAGTCGTGGTGCAAGTTGATGTAAAAGTTGACCTAAGATAATTGGTTGGAGCCGCTGTTGATATTGAGAAAAATTTTCTGATAGATATTGAGTACGCGAACGGAAGTCTTTACCAGGTTCTCCTTTTACATTAGGATCGGTGGACAAGTCTTCAAAAACTTGAGCCTCCTGAGTCAAACTGTCCCCATATCTAGCACGGTCGTTACCTACGTTCCACCAGTGACCTGATGAAACTTGATAAGCTAAGTCGCGCGTGCCGATAGTAGCAATCAAAATGCAAGTTTTTTCAGGCATGAGTTAAATTAAAAAGGGAAAATTTGGGCATAGTTTTCAGAATCTGTGCGATCGCGCAATTCTTTTAGATACTTCTTGCGTGGCTCTTGCGTTGCACCAAAAACTGTGACAACTTGATAATTATCTAAGTCAGCAATCCACACAGGAGATGGCTTAACGCCTCTACTAACCTTGCCGCAGAGATTACCATCGTAGTTGGAACCTTGTTTAAAACTAGGATCGTGTAAAACTGCAAGCGCGTAGGGTTTTTCGATGTGTGGCTCTCCAGTACAAACAACAATGCGACAATTGGCATCAATTGCTTCGATCCATTGATCTCCTTTAACTTGTCCTACAGCTAGAAGCGATCGCACATTAATGTTGTTTCCTGTAAATTGCTGCAACGCGGAGTAGAAACTCTGCAATTGTTGGCGAAATAGTTGCTGAAATTGAGTAACAGTTTCAGGTAGATTCCAAAATGGTTCGTTACTATCTGGAATTAGCGTGGAACCGCGCCACCAAGGAGCGCGATCGCGGGTTTTGCGGGAATAACACGGACGTCTTGCACCTTGACCAACACCACCCAAATGAAACATCATCCAAGTTAAGTTTTTGAGAATTGTGTTAAGTGCTGCTTTTTTGACTTCCTCTAAACTTGCTGTTTGCGAAGAGTTACGAAGTATGAGTGTTCCTGTTGCTAAACCACAAGGGTCGTTTTTCCCTTGCTGATTCGGTCGAGCATTATCGCGGCTTACTTTACCAGTGGCTTCAATCCGAAATAATCCAGTGCATTTTGGCTCGATCCCTCCGAAAATCTCCATTTCGAGATCGCGAACTACCTGCGGAGCAAGCACGCCTAATGCAAAAGCCCGAAACCAATAACGTAACATCGAACGAAACGCAATTGGACGGACTTCAGATTCAGCTTTAGTTAATGCTTTCCATCTATCCTTAAATTGCCACTCCTGAAATTCTTGCCGCCCGTGAGTTAGTTGTCCCTGTAATTCAAAAGCTACTTTGATGATGACTTTCTTTTTAACAGAACGTAATTCCCTAGATTCCAGCCCGCCATAGCCGCTATTGATTTGCGAACCGATTCCTTGTGCTAAACCATTAACTAGCCATTGTTTGACTTGTTGTAAAGTTGGCTCGTCGCATCCAGCGATTGGACGAATACCGATGACAAATGTAGGTTTTTCAAGCGAGAGAAATACATTAGGATTAGTGTTGTACTCTGGTATGTGTTCTGCATTTCTTTTCCAGATTGCATTTGCCATATCTGGCTTTAAGCCACCTTGTCTTTTCTCTCCTGGTAGTGGGTAAGCGTCGAGAAAAATGACTTTCCCCATCGTTTGGGGGTTAACATCACCAAAGATTTCCTTGATTTGCGCTTCGCTAAAATTGGTATCTCGACTGGCGATCGCCCGTGCAACGCCTCTTAAGGTACTACTCGGAATGTACGGCATTCCCAAGGCATCAAATGCTGGAAGTAAAGTAGATTCAGGACCTTTGTGTCCGCCTACTCGAATTCGCCAAGGACATTGAACTTGGAACGAGTTACCTTCGCCAGCAATTAATTGGGTACGTTGTGTCAGTTGAGTTAAGCGATCGCGGTAATTAGTTTGTTGCGCTGCCATTTGCAGCATTTGGACTTTAGTCGAATCTTTGTGTTCGCTATCAAGCGATCGCATCCAACGCAGATATTCAACAAAGCTTGCAGATTGGTCGGGATGCGGCTTGGGGTCTAAAGGATGCTCAATCCAAGGAGAGGGTGGATTTTGGCTGTCTTCGTTTCTAGACTGGTTGTTCGGATTGTTAGTACCACCGTTCCCCCTATTGGAGCCATTGCTTTGATGATTTGAACGCTGAGGTGGATTCGGTTTTCTGGGTCGCTCAGGTACCATGTGTTACTCTCCTCCTGTGACATCGTAATAAACTGCGGTTGCCCAAAAGCTAAATTCTTGCGCGAGAGCAAGTCCCAACCCTGTTAATCCAAGGTATTCATCTGTACTGAGGTTTTTTAGTACGTTTAAACCATCGTTTGCAAGATTATTGATACCAGAAAGTTGTTGCAAACACTCGAAGTATTTACGGACGATTTGCTTTTTACCTTCTTGACTCAGTGCCTTTTCTTCTGCTTTGAGGCGTAACATCCCCCAAGTAGACAAGTACGTATAAAGTTCTACAGCTTGATTTTTCTGCTCTTTGAGACGAGTTTCATCTTGATGCGATAGCGATCGCAGATTGCTCAAAGCTTCGTAGACAGGTTTACCAATTGTGCGCGGATCAAAAGTCATTGTTAACGCTCCTAAACTATGAATTGCTGCACGAAACCACGACCTAAACTTTCTTGTCCGCCGATTTGCAAAATTGAATGCTGCGTCATGAGTGTTTGGAAATCAGCATGGGATTGATTTGCACTACCGTTGACTTGTGAAGTGATTCCCCAAGGAAAATACATTAACGTATCAGGTGGAATTGCTTCTTCGTAACGGAAACCACCATCTACAGACTTATACTCGTCCAACTTAATTTTGACTTGCCGCCATAAACTCATTTGAATCAACGTACAACAGTGTTGATCGGGCAATACCAATAACCGCCTGATATTTGCATGCCCTATCTGCGGTACAAAGGTTTCCCAATTGTCCCCAGGGTGCAAATCTTGTGCTTTTAAAATTGCATCTTTGAGATAAACTGGCTGATTAGTGTTGAGATTAGTGCTGTATTCTTGCGGAATATCTACTGTGATTCGATTGAGCCTTGCCCATCGTTGAAGCAACATTGGGCTAGAGATCCACACCACGCCATGACTCAAGGAAGGAACGGGCAACCAGAGAACAGAACCATCTCCAATCCAAACGTCACCTTGTTCTAGTTGAGTGAGTTTTTTGCCAGTTGCAATTTCATACTCAGCAACGAAGTCTCGGTCTTGAATATCAGTTTTTAAGTCGGGTCCAAACAATTTGACTTGTTTGATCCGATTAGACATTTCGTTACCGACGCTTGCCCGCAGTTTACCGCGAATTGTACTTGATGGAATATAAGGCAGATTGGTATGAGATTCGCGGGCAATTCCTAATAAGTTGCCTTCTTGCGTTATACCGCCGGTATGCAAAGGCGAAAGGAGGTAGAGGTATACGAGATTACTATTCATAATGATTATTGTTGATAGGGAATCCAAAGGAGTTCAGAGTAGCCTAGCTGTCGCCAGACGTGGACTTGATTGGGCTGTCCGTTTTCTTTCGCAGGCTTATCCTGAAACAGTTCTTGGGGATATTCCAAGTAGTAAACGCTTCCTGGAGGTGCGGCAAAGACTTGAGGTGCAGGAATGCTTTTGGCGTTTTCCGGATCTTGTGATCGCACGCGAGTGCTGATTGCGAGGGGTTTTTCGGTAGCAATACTAACTAAAGCGCCAGGAGTTTGGTTAGCATTAGCAGGATAAGCTAAACGCCACTCCCAAGGACTAGCACGACACATTGCCTGGTGGCGATCATGCTTGCGTTCAAAGACACCAGGAGTAATCAAGTACGCAAGCGATCGCGTTTTGCGCTTGAAGTTTTGTTGAGATAGTATTTGGATCTCTTGCCATTGATAATTTAAAGATTCGCTGTACTCTAACAGCACTCGATGCCCTTCACCACCAAGCCGCAATGTCACAGCATTGCCCAGGCGTTGCAACTGCTCGTGTGTTGGACGATCGACACCAATTGCCAAACTCCAACCGTCGTCTAGCCGAATCGCATTTTCGACAAAGTAGCCATCTGCCTCTTTAACTCGCCGCGTACCTGCTGTCATCGCATTGTGCGAACGTGTTTCAACGCGCCAGGGCTGTGGCTCTTTACCTTGACATTGCCAATCAGCTTCGGTTAAAGTTTTGCTTTGCAAAAGTTTGACGACTACTGTCTGCGGTAGGTATTGACGATACTCTTTGACCGAGGGGTTTTCTTTTACAGTAAAACTAATGTATTCTGCAAGTACCAGAGGAACAGGTTTCGTTTGATCGTAGTTAATTTGATGACAAGGATGATCTGCTGCTAGCCACTTAGAAGGCGTTAGTTGCCGCGTACCAGCATAATTTAAAGGTCGCGGTAGATATAGTTGCTCGTTGTAACTCAAAAATGGTCCGCGCAGTGTCAGTTTAATTGCACTTTGCACCAACCCACGTAAGGCACCTGCGATTGTATGACCATTGGGAGGAAACACGCTTCCTGCCCACGCCCGTTCGCCAGGAGAAAAAGGTTTAGCATCGCGAAGCAATAATACATCTAGAGGAGTCAGTGTATACCAATACATTACTTGACTCCTCCTAGCGTGATTTTTCGACAGCGCAAGACAAAAGCAGCAAGCTTCAACCAGTTTTGAATTTGGCGATCGCTTGCTTGCTGAGTTGTTTGTTGCAACGCTGTTAGATACTCGCTTAACAGTTGTTGAAACTCTACTTTTGCTGAATCATTTTGTTTAAATAACTCGCGTTGCTGGCAAAAGGCTTGCGCCCAGCAAGAAATTGCTGCCCCGTTTGGTGCGGGGTGTTGTTCCCACATTTGTGCGGCTTGCTCAAACAGTGCCGGATCTAACTCAATATCAGGATACTGCGACTGGAATTGTAAGAGCGATTGCCACTGATGAAAGACATCGAATTTACTCGTTGCTTGCAGAACGTTGCCATTGCCATAAAGAACTCGGACTTGCAACGCATCTTTCGTTTTACCATCGGGGGATTGATGTTTTTTGGCACCTTCTTTCTCTGCATCCCACAGATTTTCTAACGCAATTGCTAGCGGTACAGAGTGATGCGCAATGACTAATCCAAAGCTAATTGTAGCTTCCCTACCCATCGTAAAAAGTGGACGAGTGGATAGTAAAGGATGACCGTTGCGATCGCGCTTGATCTCACCCCTACACCATTGCCAGTAATCTCCTTGATTGCTAAACTCTTGATGCGTATCTGCTGCACCGCGAAAACATTGACGAATATCCCATAACCAATTGTCCCACTCCCACAAATTGGTATATGCAAGAACATCATCACCTCCGCCATAGATGAGGCGTCCAGCGTATCGCTGTTCAGTGAGATAGGGAACAAGTTGATTGGAAAAATCTAATAAAGCACGACTCAACGCACCATGCGTAGCAGGACCCATCCGCTTTTTTTCTGTGAGGAATTGGTCAAACGCTGCTTGTAAAGGTTCTGGTACCGATACATTAGCTGGGACATACTGCCGATATGCGTGCAGTTTTTGTCCTTTAAGCCATTCACTCATGCCATCTCCGTCTCCGGCAGCAAGTATATACCAGTCAGCAGGATTATTAGCAGGATAGTGACGGTCAATGATTTGTTGAATATTATGACGATACTGCGTTTTTAGCCGAGTAAACTCTTGACTAAGCGACTCGACTAGCGCTGAATCTGCCTCAGCGTCGATTTGTTTTTGAATGTTTGATAGTTCTGGCGTTTCCAAGTCTTCAATCAACCAACCAGCATTGAGAAATCGAGGATGATGTTTCTGGAAAGCTATATCTGGGTGCGAGTCGATCCAAGGAATACCCCATTGCGCTGCAACGTTGAGGCGATCGCTTTGTGCTTGTGGTGAAAACAGATTTTGAATTGCGTAGCAAGAACGATGAAAGTGATCTAGACAAGTGCGATCGCTCACCTTGAGATATCCTGCAACTCCCATTGTTAAATCTGGGTAAGCAGCACTTAGTTTAGTATTTGCGTTGTTATCGAGGTTCAACAATTGCGGTAAAATTAAGTGCAGTCCTCGCTTTACGGTTTCTGTAGCATTAAGTTGTTCGCTGCCATCAAACAGCCCTGCATGATTTTTCCAGAACTTCTTGATTTCTCCTTCTGACATCCAATCCGGTCCTGGATGTACCGCACAACCCAATCCAGAAACAGTAGAACGAACGCCAAAAGCTGTAGGTAACTGCCAAGTTCGGGCGCTTTTGATTGCAGTCAATGCTAGGCGAGTTTGGTCAAAAACGTGCGACCACCAAGAGCCAATATTAATATGATTGTTTTCTTGGGTTCTTAGTTGTTGCTCGCGAACTTGTTTAAGAAAGTTGAGTTCGGTTTCTTGAAACAACCTTTGTGATTCAGAAACACGGAAAGCCTGGTTTTGTGCTTCGGTCCATGCTTGAAATTCTGGCATTTCGTACTGAGTAGATGAAGTGAGTTCTTCTCCTTCTTTACCAATTGGTAATGCACTCCAATACGTTTGCCACTGACTGTTAAGCCAACCATTCCAAGTTTTGTTGTCCTCTGCTAATCCGCGCATCCAGCAACGCTGCTGTAGTTCTTGAAACACTAGATTACTGAGTTTCATCCACTCAGCTTTGAGAGTTTCTTGTGCCATCTGCATTGCTGCACGTACTTTATCTTTGGGTAAAATTAGTACAAGAACATTTGGAAAACCAGCGGTCAGAATTTGGCGATCGCTTGGTGGCTGTATCCAAGGCTGAAAATCTACCCACTGTTGCAGTAACCAGTGGTCAATCAATGGTTGTTGAAATAGACTTGGATATACCAAACAATCAGGACCATATTTCCAGGCTAACTTCCAACATACTTTTGCTGAAAGGTAATGTAAAATCCAGGAACCCGCCCAAAGGTCACGCATTTTGCGGCTAGCTTTGATGAGTTCCTGTACTGGTGTAAAGCTAAATGTCGCTAAGTAAGGATGCGTAGAAGATTCCTGTGATTCTGTAGCAACCAAAGTACCAGCAATAGCCGCAGTTAAACTAGCTTGATTCCACATTGAACCATCAGGAATTTGCGACTGTGCCGGTATTAAAAATAATGACTCGTCGCGAGTACCATTTCCCAAAGCATCACACGCTGCTACTGGAAGACATCGCCATAACCACCAAAAAACTTTTTGTGAATGCGATATCTCAGTCAGCGGTTTTTGCCGCCGATCTTCAGGATCGACAATCTGTTGGGAGAAGAGAGTGCGTTCGATTTGGTCAAAATAATTGACACGCGACCCTTGTGAAGCAAGTTCATTATGGAACGAGGCGTTGAGTTTGAATTCTTGCTTAGCGCCTGATAGTAGATGTGAAATTTCTAGCCCAAAGTTACGATTATTACTTGGTGCATAGTTAAGATGGTTAGTTAAGCTACTGATTGCTGCGCGATCGCTTGCTGAAGCAATTTGTTTAGCAATCAAGATTTGATTAGATATTTCGCTGTTGATTTCTGTTAAATTTTGTTTATTGTCTCTCCAATCTTGCATTACGGCAAGTTTTTGCCAAGAACTATTTCCTTTCTCGTTCGAGAATAAGACTTTGAAAGTAGGATCGTGAAGTAATCCCCAAATCTTTGCTTGCCA
This genomic interval carries:
- the cas2 gene encoding CRISPR-associated endonuclease Cas2, whose product is MLLYVVTYDIPCDRRRKKVSDLLEGYGQRVQYSVFECVLTTNKYWELRQRLRKKVKKDEDSVRFYPLSGHTLPKVEVWGGLPVVQIPGSVIV
- the cas1 gene encoding CRISPR-associated endonuclease Cas1, which produces MRSLYVSQQGCYLHLRHEMVVIKRGETILDEVQLPLLEQILIFGKSQITTQVIRTCLQRDIPIAYLSRMGYCYGRILPIERGYRYLSRYQQQLSATERLIVAREIVQAKLRNSRVILLRQQRRRSSEITALAIQSLEYLVSQAAQANTVEKLMGLEGAGAASYFSAFGECLTGAGFTFMGRSRRPPGNPVNAMLSFGYQVLWNHILSLIELQGLDPYHACLHQGSERHAALASDLVEEFRAPIIDSLVLYLVNKMVMNPNEDFDYHNGGCYLNDIGRKKLLRAFLQRMEEKHKTEHGDDQPRWDLLTQQIKAFKQFVYSPALGYKPYLIR
- the csx18 gene encoding CRISPR-associated protein Csx18, yielding MYISSRAATVRNLSLATLNGAITLIILLIAPLGLMAVIINTFLITAATYITATAADRVIRYLGGESQAELISKGTRLRRVDSHDIDRI
- a CDS encoding RAMP superfamily CRISPR-associated protein, which encodes MVPERPRKPNPPQRSNHQSNGSNRGNGGTNNPNNQSRNEDSQNPPSPWIEHPLDPKPHPDQSASFVEYLRWMRSLDSEHKDSTKVQMLQMAAQQTNYRDRLTQLTQRTQLIAGEGNSFQVQCPWRIRVGGHKGPESTLLPAFDALGMPYIPSSTLRGVARAIASRDTNFSEAQIKEIFGDVNPQTMGKVIFLDAYPLPGEKRQGGLKPDMANAIWKRNAEHIPEYNTNPNVFLSLEKPTFVIGIRPIAGCDEPTLQQVKQWLVNGLAQGIGSQINSGYGGLESRELRSVKKKVIIKVAFELQGQLTHGRQEFQEWQFKDRWKALTKAESEVRPIAFRSMLRYWFRAFALGVLAPQVVRDLEMEIFGGIEPKCTGLFRIEATGKVSRDNARPNQQGKNDPCGLATGTLILRNSSQTASLEEVKKAALNTILKNLTWMMFHLGGVGQGARRPCYSRKTRDRAPWWRGSTLIPDSNEPFWNLPETVTQFQQLFRQQLQSFYSALQQFTGNNINVRSLLAVGQVKGDQWIEAIDANCRIVVCTGEPHIEKPYALAVLHDPSFKQGSNYDGNLCGKVSRGVKPSPVWIADLDNYQVVTVFGATQEPRKKYLKELRDRTDSENYAQIFPF
- the cmr4 gene encoding type III-B CRISPR module RAMP protein Cmr4, translated to MNSNLVYLYLLSPLHTGGITQEGNLLGIARESHTNLPYIPSSTIRGKLRASVGNEMSNRIKQVKLFGPDLKTDIQDRDFVAEYEIATGKKLTQLEQGDVWIGDGSVLWLPVPSLSHGVVWISSPMLLQRWARLNRITVDIPQEYSTNLNTNQPVYLKDAILKAQDLHPGDNWETFVPQIGHANIRRLLVLPDQHCCTLIQMSLWRQVKIKLDEYKSVDGGFRYEEAIPPDTLMYFPWGITSQVNGSANQSHADFQTLMTQHSILQIGGQESLGRGFVQQFIV
- a CDS encoding type III-B CRISPR module-associated Cmr3 family protein; the protein is MYWYTLTPLDVLLLRDAKPFSPGERAWAGSVFPPNGHTIAGALRGLVQSAIKLTLRGPFLSYNEQLYLPRPLNYAGTRQLTPSKWLAADHPCHQINYDQTKPVPLVLAEYISFTVKENPSVKEYRQYLPQTVVVKLLQSKTLTEADWQCQGKEPQPWRVETRSHNAMTAGTRRVKEADGYFVENAIRLDDGWSLAIGVDRPTHEQLQRLGNAVTLRLGGEGHRVLLEYSESLNYQWQEIQILSQQNFKRKTRSLAYLITPGVFERKHDRHQAMCRASPWEWRLAYPANANQTPGALVSIATEKPLAISTRVRSQDPENAKSIPAPQVFAAPPGSVYYLEYPQELFQDKPAKENGQPNQVHVWRQLGYSELLWIPYQQ
- the cas10 gene encoding type III-B CRISPR-associated protein Cas10/Cmr2, with the protein product MTRLYWQAKIWGLLHDPTFKVLFSNEKGNSSWQKLAVMQDWRDNKQNLTEINSEISNQILIAKQIASASDRAAISSLTNHLNYAPSNNRNFGLEISHLLSGAKQEFKLNASFHNELASQGSRVNYFDQIERTLFSQQIVDPEDRRQKPLTEISHSQKVFWWLWRCLPVAACDALGNGTRDESLFLIPAQSQIPDGSMWNQASLTAAIAGTLVATESQESSTHPYLATFSFTPVQELIKASRKMRDLWAGSWILHYLSAKVCWKLAWKYGPDCLVYPSLFQQPLIDHWLLQQWVDFQPWIQPPSDRQILTAGFPNVLVLILPKDKVRAAMQMAQETLKAEWMKLSNLVFQELQQRCWMRGLAEDNKTWNGWLNSQWQTYWSALPIGKEGEELTSSTQYEMPEFQAWTEAQNQAFRVSESQRLFQETELNFLKQVREQQLRTQENNHINIGSWWSHVFDQTRLALTAIKSARTWQLPTAFGVRSTVSGLGCAVHPGPDWMSEGEIKKFWKNHAGLFDGSEQLNATETVKRGLHLILPQLLNLDNNANTKLSAAYPDLTMGVAGYLKVSDRTCLDHFHRSCYAIQNLFSPQAQSDRLNVAAQWGIPWIDSHPDIAFQKHHPRFLNAGWLIEDLETPELSNIQKQIDAEADSALVESLSQEFTRLKTQYRHNIQQIIDRHYPANNPADWYILAAGDGDGMSEWLKGQKLHAYRQYVPANVSVPEPLQAAFDQFLTEKKRMGPATHGALSRALLDFSNQLVPYLTEQRYAGRLIYGGGDDVLAYTNLWEWDNWLWDIRQCFRGAADTHQEFSNQGDYWQWCRGEIKRDRNGHPLLSTRPLFTMGREATISFGLVIAHHSVPLAIALENLWDAEKEGAKKHQSPDGKTKDALQVRVLYGNGNVLQATSKFDVFHQWQSLLQFQSQYPDIELDPALFEQAAQMWEQHPAPNGAAISCWAQAFCQQRELFKQNDSAKVEFQQLLSEYLTALQQTTQQASDRQIQNWLKLAAFVLRCRKITLGGVK